One window of Alkaliphilus metalliredigens QYMF genomic DNA carries:
- a CDS encoding YwbE family protein has protein sequence MPGTKRSNISKGTRVKVVQKQDQRSNQLTEGVVLKILTNSQTHPHGIKVMLEDGIVGRVKEVL, from the coding sequence ATGCCTGGTACTAAGCGAAGTAATATATCAAAAGGAACAAGAGTCAAAGTCGTCCAAAAACAAGACCAGCGTTCTAATCAGTTGACAGAAGGTGTGGTTTTAAAAATCCTAACAAATTCACAAACCCATCCCCATGGGATAAAAGTAATGCTTGAGGATGGTATTGTTGGTAGAGTTAAGGAAGTATTATAG